GGCCACAACGTCACGGTCATCGACAACTGCGTCACGGGCCGTCCCGAAAACGTGGCACAGCATGCCGACCGGCCCGGCTTCACGTTTCTGCGCGGCAGCGTGCTCAACGAGACACTCGTCGCTGCCGTCTGCCGCGAGGTCGATCTGGTGTTCCACCTGGCGGCGGCGGTCGGCGTCACGCACATCGTCAAGGATCCGCTCTGGGCGATCGTGACGAACACGCGAGGCACCGAGATCGTGCTCAAGCGCGCGTTCGAGAACCGGGTGCGCGTCGTGTTCGCGTCGAGCTCCGAGATCTACGGGCAGAGCGATGCCGTGCCGTTCGACGAGGACGGCCCGCGCGTGCTCGGACCGACGACGATCCACCGCTGGGCGTACTCGACGTCCAAGGCGCTCGACGAGCACCTCTGCTGGGCGTATGCCGACAAAGGCCTCGCCGTGTCGGCCGTCCGCTACTTCAACATCTTCGGCCCGCGGATGGACCCGGCCGGATACGGCAGCGTGATCGCCCGGTTCGTCACGCAGGCGCTGGCCGGCGAGCCGCTGACGGTGCACGGCGACGGCCACCAGAGCCGGTGCTTCACGTACGTGAGCGAAGCCGTCGCGGCGACGATCCTGGCTGGCACGCACGACGGGGCGCTGCACGAGGCGTTCAACATCGGCCATCCCCAAGAGCACACGATCGAACACTTGGCCGAACGCGTCATTGCGCTCACCGGCTCGCCGTCGACCGTCTCGCGCGTTCCGTACGCCGACGTGTACGGACCGTCGTTCGCCGACACGCGCCGCCGCGTGCCCGACGTGACGAAGGCGGCCGAGCGCCTCGGCTTCCGCGCGCACGTCACGTTGGACGAAGGCCTGGCGGCGGTCATCGCCGAGCGTGCCGTCGCCGCCGAGCGGGCGCGCTGATGCGCATGCTCATCTCGGGCGTGGCCGGCATGATCGGCACGCCGCTCGCGAACCGGCTCGTCGCCGACGGGCACACGGTGCTCGGCATCGACGACATGAGCGGCGGGCACGACCTGAGTTCGCTCGACAACCGGGTGCGGTTCTCGCGCGCCGACGTGCGGGACGTACCCAAGCTGTGGAGCCTGTTGGCGGACGTCGACGTCGTCCTCCACCTTGCGGCGCGGGTCAGCGTCACGGAGTCGATCCTCTATCCGGTCGAGTACAACAACGTGAACACCGGCGGCACGGTCAGCCTCATGGCCGCCGCAAGGGATGCCGGCGTGCGGCGGGTCGTCTTCGGCTCGTCGGGCACGGTGTACGGTCCGCAGGCGGCCCAGCCGGTGGGAGAAGCTGCGGCGGCCCGTCCGGTGAACCCTTACGCGGTCAGCAAGTTCGCCGCGGAGCACTACGTCCGCGCGATCGGGGAGCTCTACCGGATCGAGACCGTCACGCTGCGGCTGTTCAACGTGTACGGGACGTGGCGCCAGCACCGCCCCAATCACCCGGCGGTGATCCCGCACTTCGTCCATGAAGTCCTCTCGGGCGCCAGCATCGTCCTCTACGGTGACCCGCCCGGCGGCCAGACACGCGACTTCGTCCACGTCGACGACGTCGTCGAAGCGCTCGTGAAGTCAGCCGTGGCAGGTGGGATCTCCGGCGCCGTGCTGAACATCGGCAGCGGCGTCGAAACCGCCGTGGCCGATCTTGTGCCGCTGATCGAGGTGGCGGCGGGGCGGGAGGCGCGCGTGCTGACGTCCACGGAACAGGCCGGCGGCATCGACCGCCTCTGGGCCGACGTCCGGGCGGCGCGGGACATCCTCGGCTGGTCGCCCAAAGTCGACCTGACCACCGGGCTCGCTCGGCTCGCCGCGGAGATGCGGACGCACGTCCTGCGAAGTTGACGCTTTTTCAGTGCGGCGTATGATTGACCTTTGCCCAATTCCAGACGAATTGTCAGACCCGGACGGCGGGTCGAGATGAGGACGTGTGTCCATGTACGCGATCGTGCAGCACGGCGGACATCAGTACCGCGTTGAACCCGGCAGGACCATCGAGATCGAGCGGATCGATGCGGCGGCCGGTGACACCGTTACCTTCGATCAGGTGCTCTTCGTCGGCGGCGAGTCGACCAAGGTCGGCGCCCCGACGGTGGCCGGCGCCACCGTCCGCGCGACGGTCGTCGGCGAGATGAAGGGCGAAAAGATCCTCGTTCAGAAGTACAAGCCCAAGAGCCGCTACAAGATCCGCACCGGCCATCGCCAGCGCTACACGCAGCTCAAGGTCGACGGGATCACCGCCTAGGAGGCGCAAGGATGGCACACAAAAAGGGTGGCGGGTCCAGCAAGAACCTGCGCGACTCCGGGCCGCAGTACCGTGGTGTGAAGCGCTATGACGGTCACGCGGTCCTGGCCGGCAACATTCTGGTGCGGCAGTGCGGCACCAGGCTCTACCCGGGCACGAACGTCGGCATGGGCCGCGACTTCACGCTGTTCGCGCTCGAGCACGGCTTCGTGAAGTTCGAGAAGCGCCCGCGCGGCCGGACGGCGGTCAGCGTGTACGCCACACATCCCAACCGGCCGGGCGCCACCGTGTCCGGCAACCCGACGGCGCCCGCCAGCCCCGTCGCGTCCGCCAAACGCGGTGCCGACCCGCTGAACGGCGGAGAACGAGCATGAAAGCCGACATTCACCCGCAGTGGTTCCCGGAAGCGCAGTTCGTCTGTCGTTCGTGCAGCATGGTCTATGTTGTCGGCGCCACCGTGGCCACGCTCAACACCGAGATCTGCGCCAACTGCCACCCGTTCTTCACGGGTGAGCAACGCATCGTCGACACCGCCGGACAGGTCGAGCGCTTCATGCGCCGCCTCGAGGTCGGTCAGACACAGCGGCTGCAGCAGGTCAAGCGCGTCGAGGCCGAAGCCGCACGAGAAGCGGCCGAGCGGGATGCCAAGCGCCGCCGCCGTGGTCTGACGCCGATCGTCATCGCTGCTGAGGCCGAGCCTGAAGCCGCGGCTGAGACTGAGCCTGAGGCTGAGCCCGAGGCGCAGGGCTAATACTCCACCACTGTGGATTCTAGGGGTTCCCTACTCTGGTGGCCGCCACGAGCATGTTCAGTGGTGGAGGACTAGTTCACGTTCTCTCAGTTCCTTGCGCCCCGGGTCGGGTTCTTCCTGGCTCGGGGCGCTTTGTGTGCCACCCAGCCGGCCCCGCCCCTTGGGTGCCGGATCCGCCGATCGGCGGTGCGCGAAGGAGCGGACCATGGTCCTGAGCGACGGTGAAATCATCGAGCGCGTGCGCGATGGCGGGATGATCGAACCGTTCTTCGACCACCTCGTCAGCCAGGGCGTCGTATCGTATGGACTGTCGAGCTACGGCTACGACTTCCGCGTCGCCGACGAGTTCAAGGTGTTCTCAAACGTGAACTACACCGCCGTCGACCCCAAGGCGTTCAGCCCCGACGCGTTCGTCGACATCGTGACGCCCGACGTCTGCATCATCCCGCCGAACTCGTTCGCCCTGGCGCGGACCGTCGAGTACTTCCGGATCCCGCGCGACATCATCACGGTTTGTCTCGGCAAGAGCACGTACGCCCGCTGCGGCATCATCTTGAACGTGACCCCCTTCGAGCCCGGCTGGGAAGGCCATGCCACGCTCGAGATCTCGAACACGACGCCGTTGCCGGCCAAGATCTACGCCAACGAGGGCATCGGCCAAGTCCTCTTCCTCCGCGGCAGCCGCGAGTGCCTGACGAGCTACAAGGACCGCAAGGGCAAGTACGATCGGCAGCACGGGATCGTGTTGCCACGCATCCTCGGCGGCGACGGCGCGCCGCGCTGACGCCGCCGTCGTGTCATCGGAGGCATCCGCCGGCGGCGTGATGACGATCGACGTCAGCAACCTGCTGACGAGCATCGTCATCTGGCACGGCGACACACCGACCCATCACTTCCAGGCCGGGACGGATCCGCGGCGGACCGTCGACGAGTGCGCGCTGCTGATCGAGCGCTGGCTGCGCTCGGTCGGCGTCACGCCGGGTGCGCTCGACGGTGCCGCGATCGCGTGCGTCGTGCCCGTGCTCGGCGGGATCACCGCCGAGGCGTGCGAGCGCGTGCTCGGCCGTCAACCGCTCGTCATCGGGCCCGGCATGCGCACCGGTGTTGCGATTCGAACGGACGACCCGCGCGAGGTCGGCGCCGACCGGATCGCCAACGCCGTCGCCGCGCGGGAACGGTTCGGCGCGCCGGTCATCATCGTCGATTTCGCCACGGCGCTGTCGATCGATGTCGTGAACGCCGAAGGGCACTACGTCGGGGCGATCATCGCGCCCGGTATCGAGGTGGCGGCCGAGGCGCTCGAACGACGGACGGCACAGCTCGGCCGGATCCCGCTCGCCGCGCCACCGCACGTCATCGGCGACAGCACGTCGCATGGCCTGCAGTCCGGTCTCGTGCTCGGCCACGCGGCGATGGTGGACGGTTTGGTGGCCCGCGTGCAGGCCGAGTGGGGCCCGGCCGCGGTCGTGGCCACAGGCGAGTCCGGCGCCGCGCCGGAGATCGTCCGGCTCTGCGCCTCGATCGACCACTTCGACCCGTTGTTGACGCTCGACGGGCTTTCGCGCCTGTTTCGCGGCTGGATCGAACGTCCGCCTCAGGTGCGACGTTCGTGAGGGTAGTGCCCCGGCGCCGCTGATGCTCGATCCCGCCGTCCCCGCTGCGCGGCGGTCCCAACATGTTTCCCACCCCACTGTGCCAGGAGGTGTTCGATGCGCCCCACGCCCCGCCATGCCCATGCGCTCCGCGCGCCGTTGCTCGTCGCCGGGCTCATGTGCGGCCTCGGCCTTGCCGCGCTCGGCATGGGTGCACGCACCGCCGTGGCCCAACGGCCCGTGCCGCTCGACTTCGGTCCGTACCTGAACCGCTACGGCACGCGCCATGTCGTCCGCATCCCGGCCGGCGGGCCGGGCGCGAGCGCCGTGATCGAGGTCACGAACGCCGGCTGGATCCCGACGGACGCCGCCGTCGTCGTCATCGCCGCCGGCGGCCGCGCGGATTGCGGCACGGCGCCGCCGCGTCCGGTCACCGTCCGGTGCCTCCCGGCGATCGCGCCGAAGACCTCCGTCCGCGTCGAGATCCCGGCCGGCGAGTCGTCGAACGTGTTCGTGTACAGCGTCGTACCGGGTCAGACGGCCGGGTGCGGCGCGCTGGACGACGTGGGCGGCGGCGGGACGCTCCTGTCCGCGTGGGAGGCCGCCAGCTGGCGAGCGGCGCCCGGCGAGCCGCTGGCGGTCGGCGGCATCGCAACGAGCGGCGCCGACTCGCTCGGGCTGTCCGCTGCAGCCACCACCGGCCTCGGCGAGCTCTTCCGCAGCCAGCCGGGCGGCGCGGCCGGCGGGCGCCGACCAACCATCCTGCCGCAGGCGCTCGCCTACGCGCCGACGACGGGCGCGCAGACGACGCTCACGAACGTCGACATGAACTGCGCCCGGGTCGATGCCCGCTCGGCTGGCAATGTGACTGTGCCGGTGTGCGGGCCGTTGCGCCAGACGACGATCGAGATCGCGCCGTTCGCCGCCGCGCCGGTCGGGCCGCTGAACGGGCAGCAAGGGCAACGCGCCGTCTGGGCGGCGGCCGTGGAGGAGACCGTACTCGGCGCCAGCTGGCACGAGGGCGAGGGGTGGGCGAGCTACGACGCCGTCGGGCCGCGCGAGCTGGACGTACACGGCGGCAAGCTCGCCTTCCCGCTCGCGATGGCCGGCCTGACGAACGAGCGCTCCGTGCTCTGGGTGTCGAACCTGCACCCGACCGCCACGGCGCAGATCGACATCAACATGTGGGACTCGAACGGCAACATCCTTCGCTTCCACGGCGACGCGGAGGGCATCTGCCCGGGCGGATCGAAGGCGTACGACATCGCCGCGCTCGCCGGCGAGATCCCGCCGTTCGGCGGGGCCGACGCGCCGCCCGAGCGCCAAGGACCGCGGTTCCTTGCGCTTCGCGTCGACAGCAAGAGCGCGTCGCTGCCGACCGCCCCGCCGATCGCCGGCGTCGTGATCTTGCACGGGGATGAGGGAACGGAGGCCGTGCCGGGACTCGGACTGCCGCTCATCCTGTCCCGGGTCTCCGGCCGCCAACTCCAGGCCACCGGCGCCGGCGGCGAGCGGCCGCGAGGCGAGGCACGCAGCGTCACGGTGCTCTCCGGCGTGATGAACCAATACGGTCCCGACCGCCGGACGACAACGATCGCCGTCACGCTGATCGGCGAGACCCGCGTGGAAAACGCGGCATCGGCCGACATCTATGACGCCGAGGGAAAGCTGCTGATCGCCAACGTCGGCGTCCGCGCCAGCTCGACGACCGGCTTCCTCGACCTCTCCAAGCCGATGCGGCTGCCGGGCGCCGGCATGGCGACGCCGCCGGCCCAGCCGTTCCGGCTGCCGGTTGGTTTCATCGGCACGGTCGTGCTCCGGAGCCAACAGGGGCGCGGCGCCACGTTCGGCGCCGTGGCGATCACGCGCGCGATGCTGCCGAACGGCCGTCCGGCACCGGCGCCCGCAGCGGGTGAAGCGTTCACGGTGTCGATGGGCAGCATCGTCCCTCTCTTCGTCGACCCGACGGCACCGACGCGCACACCGTTCCCAACGACCCGACCGACCGTGGCGGCGACCGCCACCGCACCGGGTGAGCCAACCGCCCCGCCAACCGCCCCGCCGACCGTCGAGCCGACGTCGACGCCGCAGGGAGACGCCGTTTCGACGCTCTGGCTGCCCCGCGTGTTGAACGAACCGTAGCCGCCGCCGCACGGCGCCCGCACCGGCGATGCATGCCCGAACGTGGGGCGCACATTGGCGGTGCGGGCGCCGTTCCATTAGACTCCCGCCGTGACCGCCATCGTGGAGTTCTTCGATCCCGCCCGCCCAGGCTGCTGGCAGCGCTTCAAGCGCGGCGTGCTCGGCTGCCTCGGGTTGTGCGCATGCAGCGCCGTCGTCGCGGCCGCACTGGCTGCCCGTCAGCCGATGGGGCGGTACATGCTGGGCGCGACGCTCATGTCGATGGGCGCCTACCGGCCGGCGCTGGCGGTCGCGTCGTCACTGGTGGACGACCATCCGGACGTCAACTCGGCGTTCTACTTGCTGAAGGCGGCAGCGCTGCGGCACACGGGCGACGTCGACGGCCACAACCGGGTGCTGGACGAGGCGGTGCTCCACTTCCCGCGCGCGTTCGCCGCCAACGACGATCGGTGCCTGTACGGCGCTCTTTTCGCGGACGCCCGCGCCGCGCTGCCGTACTGCGACCAGGCCGTCGCGCTCGTCCCCCCCGAGAAGGCGGCCAACGCCCGCGCGCACCGCGGCCTCGCCCGCGCACTGGCCGGCGACACGGCGGGTGCGATCGACGACCTGGACGCGGCGGTCGGCACGTGGCGGAGCACCGGCATGACGGATGACCAGTTCGCGCGGCCGTACGCCGAGTTCCTCGAAGGGCTGCGCGCCGGCCGCGACGTGTTCGATGCGGAGACGCTTGCCCGCGAGCGGGCGCGCTACTGAACGCCGGGTTCGTCGATTCGAAGGGCTCGTTTCGGCCGCACGGCGGCGACACGTTTGGCGGAGCGTGGCCATGGGTGTATGATCGCCCGTCAGCCGGGGTGCTGATACCACTGGACCGCGATCTAGATCGCGGTCCCGATTTTTTAGTCCGGGCCTGAGCGAGCGGTCCCCCCAGCCCGCCAGGCGCCGCAGAGGAGTCTGCTCAGCATGATCCACGAACCGCAATACATCACGCCTGAGGGCCACGCCCGCCTTGTCGAGGAGCTGCGCCATCTCAAAGAGGTGCGGCGCAGCGAGGTCGCAGAGATGATCCGCGAGGCCAAGGAGGCCGGCGACATCAGCGAGAACGCCGGCTACGACGAGGCCAAGGAGAAGCAGGCCTTCGTCGAGGGCCGCATCAACGAGCTCGAGGACCTGCTCAAGCACGCCTCGATCATCGAAGGCAAGGGCGGCAAGGACGTCATCAGCATCGGCAGCACGCTCGTCGTCGAGGAAGTGGACGGCGATGGGGCGCGCGAGAAGTTCCGGCTCGTCGGCTCGGCGGAGGCGGACCCGACGAAAGGGCTGATCAGCAACATCTCGCCGCTCGGCAAGGCGCTCCTCGGCAAGAAGGTCGGCGACCGCGCGAAGATCACGACGCCGGACGGCGGATCGTTGACGTTCGCGGTCCTCCAAGTGTCGTAAGCCTCCGCAGGCAACGTGCGAACGAGCATTGCGGGGGCGGCCGGTAACGGTCGCCCCCTTTTTTCGACACGTGCGGTTTCCCGTTCCACATCCTCATCCCGACCCTTCCTCGCCCACAGGAGCGCACGATGGCGCAGAACGACGATCCGCCGCCCGCAAGCGCCGAACCCGACGTCGACGCGCTCGGCGGCATGGCGCAGCTGGTGGCGGCCCGGCTCGAACGCCTGAACGCGATTCGGGCGGCCGGCATCGACCCTTACCCACCGCGCGTCAAGCGAACGCACATGAGCGCGGACGCCATCGCCGCGTTCGGCTTGATCGAGGCGGCGGGCGGTGACGAGGGGCCGGCGGGCGTGATGTTGTGCGGGCGTCTCGTCGGGGCGCTGCGGCGGATGGGCGGCTCGATGTTCGTCCACCTCCAAGACCAGAGCGGCACCGTTCAGCTGCACCTGCGTCGCGACCACATGGGCGAGGTGGACTTCGGCGCGGCGATCGACCGGCTCGACCCGGGTGACTTCGTGCAGGCGGACGGGACGATGTTCCGCACGCGCGCCGGCGAGGTGAGCCTGGCGGTCGACCGCGTGACGATGCTGGCCAAGAGCTTGCGCCCGCTGCCCGAGAAGTGGCGCGGCCTGACGGACGTCGAGACCCGGCTGCGCCAGCGCTACCTGGACATGTTGTCCAACGAGTCCGTGCGCCAGCGCTTCATCCAGCGCTCGCTGATCGTACGCGCGATGCGCACGTTCCTCGACGGCCGCGGCTTCCTCGAGGTCGAAACGCCTACGCTTCAGCCGATTTACGGCGGCGGCGCTGCCCGGCCGTTCGAGACGCACTACCACGCCCTCGGTCAAACGATGTACCTCCGAATTGCGGATGAGCTCTACCTCAAGCGCTGTCTCGTCGGCGGACTCGAGCGCGTCTACGAGATCTGCAAGGACTTCCGCAACGAGGGGATCGACCGTACGCACATGCCCGAGTTCACGATGATGGAGTGCTACTGGGCGTACGCCGACTACAACGACGTCATGGCGCTGGTCGAAGACATGGTCGCCGAGATCGCGCTCGCGGCGAACGGGACGACGCGCGTCACGCTGCCGGACGGCGGACCCGAGATCGAGCTCGCCCCGCCTTGGCGCCGCTGGACGGTCCGGGACGCCGTGCACGACACGACGGGCATCGACATCGCCGCCGCCGACACGCTGCCTGCGCTGCGGGCTGCGATCGAGGAGCGGGGGCTGCACGTCGCGCCCCAGCCGACGTGGGCCAAGACCGTCGACGAGCTCGTGGGCGACTACGTCGAGCCGCAGTGCGTCCAGCCGACGTTCCTCATGGACCACCCGGTGGCGCTGAGCCCGCTGGCCAAGCGCAAGCCGGACGACCCGCGCTGGGCCGAGCGGTTCGAGCCGATCGTCGCGGGCTTCGAGCTCGGCAACAGTTTTTCGGAGCTGAACGATCCGATCGAGCAGCGCGAGCGCTTCGAGGAGATGGCCCGCCAGAAGGCGGCCGGCGACGACGAGCAGCCGCCGATCGACGACGACTTCATCGAGGCACTCGCCCACGGCATGCCCCCGACCGGCGGCCTCGGCATCGGCGTCGACCGGCTCGTCATGGTCCTGACCGGGACATTGAACATCCGCGAGGTCGTGTTGTTCCCGGCGATGCGCTCGGACGGGTAGGGGTTCCAGACCCTGGATGGCACCGAAGCGCGCGCCGACGTGTCCAATCGGGCGGGGACACCGCTCGGGTGAGGACCGTGTTCCCAGTCCGGAGGTCGATTCCCAGTCCTGAGGTCGAAGGAGTAGATTCCACGCATGCCCTTGTTCACGCGCGAGACGGTCCGCTCACGATCCGCCGCATGCCTGCTCTTCACGATCGCCGCGCTCGTCCTCCTCGGCGGCCCGATCGTCGGCGGCCGGGCCATCCACGCGCAGGTGCCGACGCCGACGCCGCTCACCGGCCCGCAGATGCCCGTGCCGCCGCGGGGCCGAACGGTGGT
Above is a window of Candidatus Avedoeria danica DNA encoding:
- a CDS encoding NAD-dependent epimerase/dehydratase family protein; its protein translation is MNVLVTGGAGFIGSHLVDRLLADGHNVTVIDNCVTGRPENVAQHADRPGFTFLRGSVLNETLVAAVCREVDLVFHLAAAVGVTHIVKDPLWAIVTNTRGTEIVLKRAFENRVRVVFASSSEIYGQSDAVPFDEDGPRVLGPTTIHRWAYSTSKALDEHLCWAYADKGLAVSAVRYFNIFGPRMDPAGYGSVIARFVTQALAGEPLTVHGDGHQSRCFTYVSEAVAATILAGTHDGALHEAFNIGHPQEHTIEHLAERVIALTGSPSTVSRVPYADVYGPSFADTRRRVPDVTKAAERLGFRAHVTLDEGLAAVIAERAVAAERAR
- a CDS encoding NAD-dependent epimerase/dehydratase family protein; amino-acid sequence: MRMLISGVAGMIGTPLANRLVADGHTVLGIDDMSGGHDLSSLDNRVRFSRADVRDVPKLWSLLADVDVVLHLAARVSVTESILYPVEYNNVNTGGTVSLMAAARDAGVRRVVFGSSGTVYGPQAAQPVGEAAAARPVNPYAVSKFAAEHYVRAIGELYRIETVTLRLFNVYGTWRQHRPNHPAVIPHFVHEVLSGASIVLYGDPPGGQTRDFVHVDDVVEALVKSAVAGGISGAVLNIGSGVETAVADLVPLIEVAAGREARVLTSTEQAGGIDRLWADVRAARDILGWSPKVDLTTGLARLAAEMRTHVLRS
- the rplU gene encoding 50S ribosomal protein L21, coding for MYAIVQHGGHQYRVEPGRTIEIERIDAAAGDTVTFDQVLFVGGESTKVGAPTVAGATVRATVVGEMKGEKILVQKYKPKSRYKIRTGHRQRYTQLKVDGITA
- the rpmA gene encoding 50S ribosomal protein L27 is translated as MAHKKGGGSSKNLRDSGPQYRGVKRYDGHAVLAGNILVRQCGTRLYPGTNVGMGRDFTLFALEHGFVKFEKRPRGRTAVSVYATHPNRPGATVSGNPTAPASPVASAKRGADPLNGGERA
- the rpmE gene encoding 50S ribosomal protein L31, with amino-acid sequence MKADIHPQWFPEAQFVCRSCSMVYVVGATVATLNTEICANCHPFFTGEQRIVDTAGQVERFMRRLEVGQTQRLQQVKRVEAEAAREAAERDAKRRRRGLTPIVIAAEAEPEAAAETEPEAEPEAQG
- a CDS encoding dCTP deaminase, whose protein sequence is MVLSDGEIIERVRDGGMIEPFFDHLVSQGVVSYGLSSYGYDFRVADEFKVFSNVNYTAVDPKAFSPDAFVDIVTPDVCIIPPNSFALARTVEYFRIPRDIITVCLGKSTYARCGIILNVTPFEPGWEGHATLEISNTTPLPAKIYANEGIGQVLFLRGSRECLTSYKDRKGKYDRQHGIVLPRILGGDGAPR
- a CDS encoding type III pantothenate kinase is translated as MSSEASAGGVMTIDVSNLLTSIVIWHGDTPTHHFQAGTDPRRTVDECALLIERWLRSVGVTPGALDGAAIACVVPVLGGITAEACERVLGRQPLVIGPGMRTGVAIRTDDPREVGADRIANAVAARERFGAPVIIVDFATALSIDVVNAEGHYVGAIIAPGIEVAAEALERRTAQLGRIPLAAPPHVIGDSTSHGLQSGLVLGHAAMVDGLVARVQAEWGPAAVVATGESGAAPEIVRLCASIDHFDPLLTLDGLSRLFRGWIERPPQVRRS
- the greA gene encoding transcription elongation factor GreA; the encoded protein is MIHEPQYITPEGHARLVEELRHLKEVRRSEVAEMIREAKEAGDISENAGYDEAKEKQAFVEGRINELEDLLKHASIIEGKGGKDVISIGSTLVVEEVDGDGAREKFRLVGSAEADPTKGLISNISPLGKALLGKKVGDRAKITTPDGGSLTFAVLQVS
- the lysS gene encoding lysine--tRNA ligase, whose amino-acid sequence is MAQLVAARLERLNAIRAAGIDPYPPRVKRTHMSADAIAAFGLIEAAGGDEGPAGVMLCGRLVGALRRMGGSMFVHLQDQSGTVQLHLRRDHMGEVDFGAAIDRLDPGDFVQADGTMFRTRAGEVSLAVDRVTMLAKSLRPLPEKWRGLTDVETRLRQRYLDMLSNESVRQRFIQRSLIVRAMRTFLDGRGFLEVETPTLQPIYGGGAARPFETHYHALGQTMYLRIADELYLKRCLVGGLERVYEICKDFRNEGIDRTHMPEFTMMECYWAYADYNDVMALVEDMVAEIALAANGTTRVTLPDGGPEIELAPPWRRWTVRDAVHDTTGIDIAAADTLPALRAAIEERGLHVAPQPTWAKTVDELVGDYVEPQCVQPTFLMDHPVALSPLAKRKPDDPRWAERFEPIVAGFELGNSFSELNDPIEQRERFEEMARQKAAGDDEQPPIDDDFIEALAHGMPPTGGLGIGVDRLVMVLTGTLNIREVVLFPAMRSDG